Below is a genomic region from Chelmon rostratus isolate fCheRos1 chromosome 7, fCheRos1.pri, whole genome shotgun sequence.
ACAGAATATGAGCCTCTTTCAGGGAAACCACATGATGAGACATGACGTcatgtgtgctcgtgtgtgaatatttcctcctgttttaaCTTCTTGCAGTTTGTGATcttttaaatgaatgtcagGCTGAAAAGACTGCGGGAAAATACTCATTTCAGTGCTTCATTTTatgctgcttcctcctccatcGCCTTTTACTCCGCTGCATGTCcgagggaaatattgcacttttcactccactgctTTTGTCTGACATCTGCTGTCACTTTTCGGCTGAAGCTTTTACAGATGCTGAGACGCCTGATAAGCTCATGAAATATAATGAATTGTTGAAGGTCAAACTCTTTCTATGAGCTGTTTGAGATGCGAAGACATTAAATtatccaacaacaaaaaagattagacaaaaatctaaaaacaagTCTTACAAGTCTGtgcagcagatttttttctccctctacTAATCATCACATGATCCTTTGGATTTATCTGGGACCCTTTTGAGGGGCCTTATGTCTTGGTTGGGAACCAAAGGACTAAACTACATAACTGTATTTAAAatacatcttcatcttcagctgctgcaacagTGAAACGCTGCTTCAACACTGATTCATCAGTATCACAGAATAATGTCATATATAATGCAGAATACATCTTGCTGGTAACAATTTGGTATTTTTAGTTATGCAGGACTTATTTTAGTTAATGTATTGGCACTTTTacttaaagcagctataatgaATGTTTTGCTATTACAGTGCCTCAAATGTGAAAGGGCtcgctcatagtgatgaacATACAGAGAACGATCACacaaatctgcagctcccctcaaCTTCACAGAGCCTCATAATGAGTTTCAGCTCATGGTTTGTCTGTCCAGCCCTCAACTGTACTGTTCCAGTTCACTCTAAACTCATTTTCACcagcaacaggcagctgttatcagagaaaaagctctaaaaaaaaactcaaggtACACtccctgctcagcaccaaacagcaggcaggcaCGCCGTTTAGCATCTCctgagccagatatttccctcaggagttggtaaagaccaaaagcagagctaaaagagagagaacattggtcacattcatcaggtggccagaaacacaactccaaagGATGTTGCTCTGAGTCTGGATGAGCAACTGTGTGGCAATAAGTAAACTTCAAATAactaaaaggtgatgatatgtcatTGTGGTGTTCACAGCTCGTTTCTGCTGCCCCcggtggacaaaaaaaaatcacttactGCAGGTTTGAGTGAAGCAGCTGTAGTGTGTACCTCTTTCACAGCTGTGCAGATGTCTCAGTGGTAGTAAACTACAGCCATGTCTGCATCTACTGTAAGCGAGCAAGTGTGgggtcctgcagcagcaccttcCTTCTCAGCTTCTGACTCCTTAAATCAAACTAACCCCTCTTCACTGAACgaagtgactttttttttattgtttcatttcaatattGTTTAGTGGTTTGGAGAAATGAAATCATCCAGTAATCACAATGCCAGTTTCCTTTAGAatccctgaacacaacacattcTTATCCACTTCTTTCCGGACCACAGGCTGCATGTTGCTTTCATAACCCTCCTCTGCCATGTCATCACCACACTAAATGCATGAACATTTGGCTCCTTCTGCCTTATTTTAAGACACTGATCGTTTTCATGTTCTTTCCTTGACTCTTGACTCTTTTTATGCTCTTGTTCTTTGaatttttgcttttcatttcaccCTCACACAAGTAAGAGCTCGGTGTTTGAAAAGACCgacagacacatttatttataacaatttagaaaatacaaactacattttgatttttcagtGTGATGCCAGCAAATGTTTCCACGGAGACTCATGACCTCTGGTCAGGAAGTAACATGCTACCCATTACCTGCTACTCTTTCTGTTATTATGCTTTCTCTATTATTGGGGTTGCACTTATTCCTGGGCCAgtgctcttgttgttgttgattgttGGTTTAATGTGCCTCCTAGATTTCTCTGTTTATACTTATTTTTTAGTCCACTGCTTTTAGCTTACATTAAATGAACTGTGGCTTATTAGTGAGTGAAGGTAAACTGAAGAGCTAAAGTCACAGCAGGAAGTCTATCTGTATTTTGGCTAAGATGCATCTGAATGTGCTTAATATGCAAATATGAAGATCtagttattttatattttattgcagCTGTTGTATGtataaaaatctaaatttaaatgatttaaatgataaatgatttcCACATTTACAGTCTGTCTGCTTTCTGCGTCGTTTCAACATTGTGTAGTCAGATGTAGGCTTCGTGCTGTATGCACAGGAGGTGTAGGTACGTCACTGTGGTCAGTGTGGGATTCATTTACAtcctgagggagagggagacgtGAATCCCTGTGGTGGTTTACGTGTATACAGACTGTCGCTAAAATGTTCTCCAGTGTTCTGGACTCATCCAAGTCTTATTTCCTTGCCACAGGGAGGATCAACCACTCCGCCTTCGTTTGTGCAGATGCCAGGTGAGACTGCAAATCAAACACGACATCTTCTCTTCATATTCTTTACTGCCTGCAAGACAAATCTGTCAGCTCCAGTCTCCAGGCTCCAGTCAGCGCTTTCATTATTTCGACACTTGATTCATAGAGACCACAATTAGCATTTTGACTCACTTGTCTGCAAATTTGAAGAATTTGAGGTGTATAAACATTGTGGTTAGACATGCAAGCTTCCACTGCTGCCATGATGAAGATCAGGATATCATTTCTCTCATATTTCTGCCTGCAGGGTCTCACATGCTGCCTAGCTACTACGGCATGAGACGTCCCTTCATCTCAGACTCAGACTTCTGTCCGTCCACCAAGCAGTTCTCCCCTGATGTCTATTCGTCCACACTGGGTGGTAAGCCTCTGGGCTGCGAGCCCTCCACCATGGCCAGCTATTCCTCCCTCATCGACAGCTACTACCCAGAGACCTTCGGCGATTACCGCAGCGCCGCCGCCTTCTCCAGCTCTGGAGGATCCTTCCTGCCGTCGTCGGCCCTCTCTTCCCTGCTGCCTCCCTTTGGTGGAGAGTCCTCTCATTTATTTCTGGTAGGATGGGGCCTCTCTGTGCAGACGTCATGACAGACATGAGTGAAGAGGGGGTGGAGGTTCATAATCATCATGAGATCAGTTTAATGCACAATTGTAGTTTAGTTTTCATAGAAATACAATAGGTTTTTTATTGTACAGCTGGTGATAACTATCTGGTATCTGCATACCCACCACAAAGAGGACACTTTATactaaaaacactgaagagaTCTCCCTGACTTGTTTAACTCAGACTGCAGAGGGCTTAGATTAGAGATTAGAGAAGATTTGGTGAACGcttgaatacatttttgcacagaacagACACTTTGGATTCTTTGCCCTTTCACTTCCATTGAAAGGATCTCATCATGGCCAGTATGAACACGAGGAAAAACTCTTTCACTGTCCATCTGGGAGACGTGTAaacctggtgtgtgttttttaagtgCTGGAAACAGCTATACTTCACATGTCTGGGTCCATTTTTTCGGTAGTGTTTTACATCTGTCTTCCAGCTGTTGCATTATGAACTGTTGTatggtaaaataataatataaatgatCTCACATCATTCCAGAAGCCCCCCTGCTCTGCTGTGAACAGGCAGCCTGACAGCAGATGAAGTGAGTgatttctcctcttcctctcttgtcttCCTGCCTCAGAGAGACTCGTGGGAGCAGTCAGTTCCAGAGTCAGTGTCCCAGGTGGAGGCTCTCTGTCCGGACAGCCTGGCCCCCGTCAGCGTCCCGCCCTCCATGCCCAGCCCAGAGCCCCCGGGGAGCCCCTCTCAGTACCGCTCACCCAGCCGCGGCTCCTCCATGGGCCCCATCCCCAGCAGCCAGCCCTACACCCTCCACTCCCTGGAAGACGCTCACTACCACCCCCTGACCAGCAGCTCTTACCCTGTCCCCTCCGCCTCCTTCCCCGGGCCTCCCTACATGAGCAGCCCCGTCAGCGACCTGGTGTCCAAGATGGTGTCAGAGGAGGCGGCCGACAGCCATGCCGGCCTCCACCCAAACAGCGAGGCTCACTCCTGCTGGCCCAAAGAGGACGGAGTGAGCTCCTGGTCAGCCTACGAGATCAGGAGGGCCTACTGACTGGAGGACAGACATGAGGTTCAGAATTTATAAGAAGGTGGAGGTTTCACAGACAATTAAACAGTGATCTCAACAAGCACttgacagcacagagaaaactcacccagacagacagctgtgacGTGTTCTGTTGATAAGACAATTCAATGCATTTACAAAGAGATGAGTCAAGTTCGAAGATGTTGGTAGGAGTGTGGTATGTTAACCAAGGTGCccatattacacacacacacgcacatatatgtgcgtgtgtgtgtatatatatatataaagtgtgccttttttgtttgatttgtataaAAAAGTGATGAGTGCACTAGTGTTCTAGTGTGCAGAGGCTGAGACTGTGGACTAGCATGGTACATATGGCCACATGTTCATGTTTAGgtgaaaataaacatacaaGTAGCATTTTTAAGATGATTTGAGGCCGATCATTAGTATATTTATTTCCACAATAACCAATAAACAATAAGTCAGCTGCACGGGACAAGCCTCCCCCCAACCTGAGTCAGCTGTAACACTATAATGCCAAGTGCTGCGCTTTAGAATTTCTGAAAACTAGTTAGCGTACGAGCAGAGAGGATTGACATGCGCAGTGGACAGCAGTGGAGTGGATTCATGGTTGACAGGTCCAGCTCCTCATTGAAGGTCTACAAGTATGATGGAAAACTTGACCAAACCTGTTGATAAAGCCTAAACATGATCATGATGTCCTGTATGAAAAACAGCATCCACTTTACTAGAATACATAGTTTTGATTAACATGCTCAATATCAGTTCAACTGACCACATTTGGAACATGACTGGTGGTGTAAATGAAGGAGGTACAGCAGACAAAAAAGGTGGCGAACCGCTGCTCTACGACATCCCTTTCATGGAGATTTCTCTCCAGTGGCCCAGTTTAGGGAGATCGTTACATATGACTTGGTACAAACTTACAGTGTATATAATTTAGATTAAGACAATCCAACAATTAAACGATTTAGAGGCTGGAAAGTCTGATGAGGATATTTCTTCAGCTGTCTCATATCATACCTCGCTGTGGTGGAATGAAATTAAACagttctgctctctgctgattCTCCACGGGAATCCAAAGATGGCAGTTAATAAACGGGTTATAACACACCATTTCTTACTATATTGGAGTTGTGAACAGATTTAATGAGAATTTttagtgtttgtctttgttaacATCTGACTCACTGATTCATCAGCTGCCAAAACTGATGACAGAAGACATAGAAGGAACAGTGTCCATAGATATATCTATAACTTAAAAtaggtctgtgtttgtgttcacaatGTGTTGGAAATCATTCAAGATGTCAATGTTTTACTTACATGTGTTATTAGCATTTAATGTGGATcaatatcaaaataaatctgCGTTAAGCatcaagtgaaatgaaaaatgcgTTATAATGACGTGATATAAGTTTCTGTGAAGTACAAATTCAGCTTTTACGCACTGGCTGATTACAACTATATAATATGACATGTGTTATAGATCGTACCTGTCATATCAGATTCTCATGTTGTCAAACATCTGGTTATGAATGCTTCATGGGAGGAGTTGTTGTTAACAAAGACATTAAGAGACACAAATAGCCTTATATCTGCCTAAAGCTACACTGGTTTTAGAGCATTTAATAGTTGTTTCTCTAAATATGGAGGTTAAAATAAATATGGaggttaaaataaagtgttacacaaaaggcttttttattaagcattcatttttaaatcaagcCACTGCAAAGAAAGTCGAATTGATTCTGATTTATTGTCTAAACACTCAACATATGTGGAGCTGTGATGGTCCATGAGCTCCATATGTTGTAAAATAATTCTATCAGTAGAtctttctttatgtgtgtgtacatttttacCTAAAAACCAACTGCAATCAAAGTGAGGGCAGACACTGAGTGAGCAGGCTTTATCCTGTATATTCTTAGATACATTTGCGTGACTTTCTATGTCACACCACTTTCCAAATGTATTTGAAACTGGTTTGGTTCAACTTGAAAAGACTTCTACTGGCCGCACAGGCAGGACAGCAGGAAGAAGTTCTGACTTGTGACCACTAGGTGGAGCCCCGACACCAcggctgcagcctgcaggagacGAGGAGCCGCTGTGCTTCGACAAGAGGGAGAAAATCCATGACTGTAAGTGAGCAGCACGGAtgaaaaggtttgtgtgtgtaatgaagTGAAGAGCGGACTTTATGAAAAGTGCTTGagccctttttttaaaaaaggggcaaatataaaagacaaacatgtgatATTGGTCAAAATCTTACATTTTCTTCATGTAGTGGAGATACTATTACTACACATACTGCCACTGCAACAAATAATAACCATGGTTGTGGTAATAATGACAGTCATGGAAAGTACGGTCGTTATAGTTAGGTATAGGTTTGATGACAAACGTTTGACCAGTTTGAGAGAGCACACTGGTCCAGATGTTCACAGCTTAATAGGTCATAATGTACAATGCTTGATGTTATTTCTAATAACTGAGTTCCTTATCATGTGCATGATACATGCGCAAAAGTCTATCAAACAATGTTATACATGCTGGTGTATTGTTGCTGTCTGGTGTGCAGAAAGCTCTACCAAAGCTCTTCATGCAactatctatatatatatatattttttttttttaagaaagaaaaagcaaaagcttTAATAAACTGTGATCAATCCAAAAAGTGATTTGTTGCCGAATTAAGTATGCCAAATATGAAAAGACACTCTGCCAAACAGGGGATCTTCACAGGCAGCATTGTAatgattgtgatttttttttttttaatttgaataaataaaagcttCTAAAAGATAGTCGTGAAAAAGCTGCGAGCTGCTGAGGCTCGTGCAGCACTCAGCAGGCgactgcactgcagctgcaagAGGAGCTTCAGGCCTGCGATGGCAAAGATGGCTACTGCCCTTTGCCACGCCCACTTATGTCCcacttttctgcatttttctctgAAATAAAGCTCAAAAATATGTTTGGACATATTGTTTGAATGCGGAGTGGCCGCATGAGACCTGTGATCGCAGATTAAAGTGAATTGCGGTGTTTGAAATGCGCACAAGAAGCATCCATTGCTGTAGTGCTTAATGAGGGGGTGTGATGCTCTGTTAATGCAAAAGGAGGATAAAATTTAATAAAAGTATGGTTTCTTTTTGGTCAAAGTGTAAAACActattatattacattaaagTGGAGCTTATACGATCTCCACGCGTAGtgattttcattgaaaaatCTATATAAGTCAGTTGCCTCTGAATATTCAAATTGAAAGTAACGCGCAATCAAATCATTGTCAAATCATTGAGTTCTAGGGGTTTTAAATAGTAGGCATGGAGGGAGAAAATCTCAAACTAATATGTCCCCAGCTATATTACAATATTGTTGTATGCTCTGACTCTACTGTAAGACATTTCTGTTGAGATTTTTGGAGACTTTTGCGCAAATTTCGTTCTTGGCCATTTTGCTGAGGCAGAACAGGACGTTGTGGAGTCCCACAGGTCTTCTCCAGGGAGCCTCTTCTCATCTCTGCCATCATGTCTGGTGAGTTTCACGTCGGATTTTCAGCTGGAAATGATTTTGGAGCATTTTTTCCTGTtagacagaaaagagaaaagagaaaattggATAATGATTAGTGGAAAAATTATAAACACACGAGTCACGTGCAAAATTAGAAAGGTTTTTTCTCTCCCAGATGTTCATTTTATCACAAAGTAAAATAATATTGATGATGAccagcagtgaaataaaagttTACGTGGCAAATATTTGTACTTTAATACCACCTGTGTCCGAGTTGATGGATGGATTCTGGCTTTTCCAGCAGTCCTGTACAGCTTTTCGACTTTTAAGGATTTCTTATATGTTACATTGTGTGACCACTGCCTGCTGACATACGCCGGGACATGCAGATCATGTTCTCCAAAGACATTTCATTATTAAAAGATTAATTACGAATGGAATAGCAGCCGCTGTCTCTCTGTCGGGGTTGCTTCTGCGTAACGGGACGTTATGAGTAACCGTGTTAGAGTGGGATGTGTTTGCGCTGTAATTTTGACACATTATTTGACACATTTAATACAGCTCGTGAGGTGACATTTAGTTATATGAACATTTGTCAGCTGACGTTTTGCTGCCGACGCTCCGTCTCGTTATCGAATCGCTTTTTTCCAAACGGCTCGCCACTCCTGTGTGCATTAAATTACGCCTTTAGGCCTGATTTACGCGCACTCATGTGAGGCGTTCTTTCTTTGTGCCTTAATCAAGATTCACCTATAGGAAAATTACGGCCAGTTACTCTCCGTGGAAGCGCCAAAGCGTTTCACTGTCACATACAAACTGGGGGCAGGGGTGATTTgaataaagcagcagagattGGAGAAGAGCCTAAGTTTGAATTCTGAACAGCACCAGGCTGAAACTGCTCTTGAACTTTTCCATAAAACAATCAGCAACAACGTGATCGAACTAAAGCCCAAACTGAACGTCTACTAAGAGATCGGACACGGGTATCATGGAGCTGAAATGCGTCCGGAGTAGAGAGTGGTTTCAGGGCTTTCAGAGTTGCGGCGCTGCTTTTACCAAAAACAAGTTACTTTTGTGTCCGCTCCGCTCTCTGTACACAACTGCAGCTTACACCAGCAACTTTAACGCGTTTACTGAGACGCGTTTTAACTTCTGTTTTCCATCGATTGACTCActcttcagctgtttgttcgGGCGTTTTACGCGGTCGCCCCGAGCGCCTTTATGCAACTTTTTCAAACGATCTTACATATGTTCTTACCACCAGATCGATCCAGGTTTGCAATTCCAATTCATCGAATTCCGTTCATTCTATCGTACATGCGTCTATGATTAGAAATATAAACTTACCGTAACGCATTTTGTGCCGCTTTCTTTTGTTCCTGGTCTGGGCGGGGTGGCTCGGCAGCGCGGATCATACACAGACTGCAGTGAGAGTCTGCTGACCGCGTAACAGGAGACGCAGAGCCTTTGGTGCCGTAAAGAGGGAGCCCTGACCGGGAGCACTGGGGTCTCTGGGGTCGGGACACACCCAGAGCCGCAGTGCGCACTGAGCGCTAATAACGCACTTTTACGCACCGCGGATTCGGACAAATCTTTACACACTAAAGCCCTACACATAGCTCAAACTACAGTTCGTTAATTATTATAACATGCAATATGTGTTACCAACGTCTGCTACCACAAAACCGTGCATTCAACAATTGGTAGGGTGTCAAATAATATAGCGACATAATCATTTCAGGAAGAGACTGCAGTTTATTAGGGGAAATGTAttaaatttaaaagaaatatatttgagggaggaaaacaaatgcTGGGCTTAAGCTgcgggaggagggagaaggagttTGGGGgctggggagaggagaagagtttGTTTGGTATTGTCTGCTCCAAGGAGGGTGTTTGGTAAACATGAATGACATGCTGTTCTCTTCATGCAGATAAGCCGAGGGTGTACCAGGGCGTCCGAGTGAAGACCACAgtcaaagagctgctgcagaggcacAGAGCCCGGGAGGCCAGCAGCAAGAAAGTAAAAACGGTAACTTTCCCTCCCCACCTccatactctctctctctctctctctctttctctctctttctctgtctctctctcccccctctatccccttcctctctctccctctctttctctccccctcctctctctctctttctctctctctctccagtacATCCTTACTGTCACTCTGCCTTTTTCACTGTctgactgagagagaaaacactctgaacaaaacaataaactgcTTCTGTAAATGACTGACTACCCCTCCAGTGCAAACATCCATAACAAATCCATTACGCACGAAGGCACAgatacgaacacacacacacacacacacacacacacacacacacacacacacacacacacacacacacacacacacacacagaaacgaACATCTGTCGGAAGAAAAAATTCCAATCCAGATGTTGTGACAGAAAGCATCTAATAatctcgtctctctctctccatctccttctaCGAACAGATATCCCAGGCTTGTTTGGATCTTCAGGAGCTTTGCGCGTCCACTTTTCCAAGTAAGTTTGCCCAGCAGCACAATCCAAGTCCAGCAGCGTCTGACGTTAAATCGATCAACTAAAGCTGCAGatgagctgcagcatttcaatcCAACCAGACCTAAAGCAGTCACAAGCTGCACCTACACCTGCGACGTGCAACTCGAAAATTTAAGTCAAAATGTGCATGCAATCAGTGATTCAAATGAGGAATccagccatagccatagcccctCTGTTTGCCGAAAAATCCGCCCTGGTTACAGTAAAACAACTAACTCTGGCATTGCTGTtagattaatttaaaaaaaagtgaagtgaagtgaaaaaaatatattgcaccccctgatgatgatgatgaacgaACCAAACCAGGTGCAAAATACTCACGTGAACTCCCCAGCCATGACTAACTACTCAGGACAGTGTTTACCTGGAACCTAATTGTAGTCTACCACTGACAGCTCCATTGCATCAGGGTCCCCGCTTATAAAGCAGCTACATTCAAATGTGGCGGCTGATGATGCTATGACATCACTCTCTGAACTTATAGGTCTATTTAAATGTCTTCCTGTGGTCTGCTACCCTGCAAAGACTAACGTGCACCTTGTCTGAATGCGTCCTTAAACATGTCTCCCCTGTAAATTGAAAATATTAACAACTTTCAATTTGCGACATAAATCCTGAACGGATCTGTTTTCAAGCTTCGCTGTGCAGCCGACATGTATGTTAATATATATATCAGAGACATGTAATgctgaatctgcagcctgtGACGCCAGTTTCCCTTTTTATTAACCTTTCGGGTGGGCCCgctttttaatcaaatttttaTATTCAATTCCGTTAGGTCGCTATGTTGTCCCTCCTACCGCCGCTCCGCCAGCGGACGCGAGCAGCTGTGGCGCGCGAGCGATCCAGCTGCGCGCCGCCTCGCTCTCCTTCCCTGACGGCTCGTGCAACATCCAGATGCAGGAGAGCACCTCGAACGGCGTCCAGCAGCAGTTCGGGGACACGCTGTTGCCCATCAACGGCTTCAgcggcaacaacaacaacaataacagctgcggcggcggcggcggcagctaCAGCGCCGCCCTGCCGCCCCCTCCTGCCCTCCCGCTGCCCTGGTGCCATGGACTCTCCTCTGATGCGGACTACTACGGCCATGGGATGGTAGGTTTCTCCCACTGAAGGAACTACATTCCGTCTGATAGCGCTTTGATGAAATTGTCATTTCAGGTTGGCTGTGATTATGTAGAAAGATGATTTTTGCTTATTGCAATAATGTTTTAATTTGCATGTATTTCCAAATTAAAATGACAGTGTGGTAAGCAGGATGTATGCAGAGTAGGAGAGTGCTATCAGTCCACcaataaatgcattaaatcatTGGTCTCAGGGCAGTGGACCTCCCACACCTCCCACACCTCAGGCAACATCAAATGATGTAGTTTTGAAATAGGGATTTGGCATGGCTGTTTCTCCTCAGCAGAGACCTGTTGGGGCTTGCATTCAGAATTATGTGGCCCGAGGTAACTTTGGAGCAGctaatgttgttttatttggaaTAAGATCTGTTTTTGCATTATAAAACAATCCAATGGGAGTTTATGGCCCAGCAGCTGTAAGAAATACTTAAATACAGCCTcagtgaagtgaaattaaatattaaCACAGGGGCATAGCACATACTGGACCCTGTGCATAGATGCTGTCTGTGCACCCCTGCCTGCATCCATGGCTATTCGTTCCAGTATCTTGGCGGGCCCTCCTCACATGAGGGCCCTGTTCACTCAGTCCCCTTCCCCTCCCTATCAAGTCTTGTGTCCCTGTACAATATACATCAATAGAGGAACATCATTATTTCTGGTGTCATCACCCTCCTGCTCAACATCATCCTCACTATGCTGcatgtcttcctctctctcaggctCCCTGCTCCTCACCAGAGTCACTGAAGTTCTGCAACCCCATGGATCACAACAGCTACTCGCCGCAGGACTCTttttcctcctcgtcctcctcctcctgctacGACTCACCCACCAGGATGGAGTCCGGCTACCCCGGCTTCGCCTCAGAGCACTTCCACTACCAGCACTGCAACCTCCAGGACTGTTACTGCCTGCCCCACTGTTGGCCAGGCCAGCAGGAGAGCTTCCCTGCACCTGAGTATGCACCTTACTACAACCCCACAGACTATCCATACGCCTGTCCTGTGGAAGAGAACTATTTCAAGAGGGATTtgagctctgaaatgtgttaCAATGTACTATGATGAGACCTTCAGCAGTATTGTTTTGTCCTTTGACTGTACATATGATTCTCTTCAAGTCCTCTGTAAGACTGTTTGCTTGATGGTCCACTGTGCATTTCAGTGTGTGGTCTGACTGGCTTTTGCTTTGGTGGAGTTAATATGATGAATGCTGAATGGATGGAAAATGCTGATATTTTTGTatcaattactttttttttaccacttaAATTTATTTTCATACACGTAACTTGTTGCTGtactaaataaaaacatgtcaaactcACCAACGTGCTTAAATGAATTCCTCTTTGCTTGCATTCGCACtttaaaaaagccaaaaagcaCATAAGTGCACTGCAGATTGCAAGTGAAGACAGGTCGGTGTCAGCTGCTTGATTTGTTAGTAGCTCACAGTTTACAGTTTGCTCCCTGAACAAGCCACCACAGTTCTCATCTATGTTGCCTATCACAGGAAGCTGCAAAAAAATGTGGGAGGAGAGTGACAATAAAAAAGGCAGAATGATAACGTGTTGGGGCTCAGCTGGGCTGTAATGCAAACCTTTGATTGAAGGAATCCTGAAAGATTTGACTTTACACGCAGGGAGGAAGTTCACCAGAAGCAAGAAGCAATGAAGTGCATTGGATGTGAATCACGCTGACATGATGAAGCCAGTACCACATAACACATGCGTCATACATCATTTTGGATAAATACACGAGAAATATTATTTTGAAGGCtttgaaacaacatttagacAATAAAGTAGGGAGATAGCATTTACAGGAAATATGTCTGTAAAGCGAAATCAATAAACAAAACGTTGCCTTTTACATGCTCAGACTTTGGTTGGTGGCTTGCCAAAAACTTCTAGGCTGGGTGAGTTTCTGCTGGGGGCATTTTGGACTCACTGAAATTGACTTG
It encodes:
- the linc.pou2af1 gene encoding colorectal cancer associated 2 isoform X1, producing the protein MELKCVRSREWFQGFQSCGAAFTKNKLLLCPLRSLYTTAAYTSNFNAFTETRFNFCFPSIDSLFSCLFGRFTRSPRAPLCNFFKRSYICSYHQIDPDKPRVYQGVRVKTTVKELLQRHRAREASSKKVKTISQACLDLQELCASTFPSRYVVPPTAAPPADASSCGARAIQLRAASLSFPDGSCNIQMQESTSNGVQQQFGDTLLPINGFSGNNNNNNSCGGGGGSYSAALPPPPALPLPWCHGLSSDADYYGHGMAPCSSPESLKFCNPMDHNSYSPQDSFSSSSSSSCYDSPTRMESGYPGFASEHFHYQHCNLQDCYCLPHCWPGQQESFPAPEYAPYYNPTDYPYACPVEENYFKRDLSSEMCYNVL
- the linc.pou2af1 gene encoding colorectal cancer associated 2 isoform X2, which encodes MSDKPRVYQGVRVKTTVKELLQRHRAREASSKKVKTISQACLDLQELCASTFPSRYVVPPTAAPPADASSCGARAIQLRAASLSFPDGSCNIQMQESTSNGVQQQFGDTLLPINGFSGNNNNNNSCGGGGGSYSAALPPPPALPLPWCHGLSSDADYYGHGMAPCSSPESLKFCNPMDHNSYSPQDSFSSSSSSSCYDSPTRMESGYPGFASEHFHYQHCNLQDCYCLPHCWPGQQESFPAPEYAPYYNPTDYPYACPVEENYFKRDLSSEMCYNVL
- the LOC121609412 gene encoding uncharacterized protein C11orf53 homolog, whose protein sequence is MDTEYSKRVYQGVRVKHTVKDLLAERRSRQTNGPRYSGGSTTPPSFVQMPGSHMLPSYYGMRRPFISDSDFCPSTKQFSPDVYSSTLGGKPLGCEPSTMASYSSLIDSYYPETFGDYRSAAAFSSSGGSFLPSSALSSLLPPFGGESSHLFLRDSWEQSVPESVSQVEALCPDSLAPVSVPPSMPSPEPPGSPSQYRSPSRGSSMGPIPSSQPYTLHSLEDAHYHPLTSSSYPVPSASFPGPPYMSSPVSDLVSKMVSEEAADSHAGLHPNSEAHSCWPKEDGVSSWSAYEIRRAY